From Pedobacter indicus, a single genomic window includes:
- the proS gene encoding proline--tRNA ligase translates to MSKGITSRAEDYSQWYNELVDKADLAEHSAVRGCMVIKPYGFAIWEKMQAALDKMFKDTGHSNAYFPLFIPKSFFSKEASHVEGFATECAVVTHYRLKNDGTGQIIVDEEARLEEELIVRPTSETIIWNTYRGWIESYRDLPILVNQWANVVRWEMRTRLFLRTAEFLWQEGHTAHATSEEAVAEAEQMLDVYGTFAEQWMALPVIRGKKTESERFAGAVDTYCIEALMQDGKALQAGTSHFLGQNFAKAFDVKFTSKEGKLEHVWATSWGVSTRLMGALIMAHSDDAGLVLPPMLAPIQVVIVPIYKTEEEKREIDQLVDELMAAGKQKDISMKFDDRDTHRPGFKFAEWELKGVPVRLTIGARDLKNGTVEVARRDQQTKETVSKEGLIDRIEKLLEDIQQAIFDKALAFQNEKTTEVNSYDEFKEVLEKKGGFVSAHWDGTPETEKRIKDETKATIRCIPINNKQEAGTCILTGKPSTQRVLFAKAY, encoded by the coding sequence ATGAGTAAGGGTATTACAAGCAGGGCAGAAGACTATTCCCAATGGTATAATGAATTGGTAGACAAAGCCGATTTAGCGGAGCACTCAGCCGTAAGGGGCTGTATGGTGATCAAACCCTATGGTTTTGCCATTTGGGAGAAAATGCAGGCTGCTTTGGATAAAATGTTTAAAGACACAGGGCACAGCAATGCTTATTTTCCGTTATTCATACCAAAGTCATTTTTTTCAAAAGAGGCATCTCACGTTGAGGGCTTCGCCACAGAATGTGCTGTAGTTACTCACTATCGACTAAAAAATGACGGGACTGGTCAAATTATTGTCGATGAGGAAGCTAGATTAGAAGAAGAGCTGATCGTTAGACCGACGTCCGAGACGATCATCTGGAACACCTATCGGGGGTGGATAGAGTCTTATCGTGACTTACCGATCCTCGTTAATCAGTGGGCGAACGTCGTTCGTTGGGAAATGCGTACACGTTTATTTTTGAGAACAGCTGAATTTCTTTGGCAGGAAGGGCATACAGCGCACGCTACTTCAGAAGAGGCCGTGGCCGAAGCGGAGCAAATGCTGGATGTATACGGAACGTTCGCTGAGCAGTGGATGGCTTTACCGGTTATCCGTGGAAAAAAAACCGAAAGTGAACGTTTTGCCGGGGCGGTAGATACCTATTGTATCGAGGCATTAATGCAGGACGGGAAGGCCTTACAAGCAGGTACATCACATTTCTTAGGTCAAAATTTCGCCAAAGCTTTTGACGTTAAGTTCACGTCTAAAGAAGGTAAACTTGAGCATGTATGGGCTACGTCTTGGGGGGTCTCTACGAGGTTGATGGGAGCGCTTATTATGGCTCATTCGGATGATGCGGGACTCGTTCTGCCACCCATGCTAGCGCCGATACAGGTTGTTATTGTGCCGATTTATAAAACAGAAGAAGAAAAGCGAGAGATAGATCAACTTGTTGACGAATTAATGGCAGCTGGGAAGCAAAAAGATATTTCGATGAAGTTTGATGATCGTGATACACATCGTCCAGGATTCAAATTTGCCGAATGGGAGCTAAAAGGCGTTCCGGTGAGATTGACAATCGGTGCGCGTGACTTAAAGAACGGTACTGTTGAGGTCGCCAGACGTGACCAGCAGACGAAAGAAACTGTTTCTAAAGAAGGCTTGATAGATCGGATAGAAAAATTGCTTGAGGATATTCAACAAGCGATCTTTGACAAGGCTCTGGCCTTTCAAAATGAGAAAACTACCGAAGTTAATTCTTACGATGAGTTTAAAGAGGTTCTGGAGAAGAAAGGAGGCTTTGTTTCTGCCCATTGGGACGGTACTCCTGAAACCGAAAAGCGCATCAAAGATGAAACGAAGGCTACAATTCGCTGTATACCCATCAACAATAAACAGGAAGCCGGAACTTGTATATTAACAGGCAAGCCCTCTACACAACGAGTGCTGTTTGCAAAGGCATATTAA
- the rpsU gene encoding 30S ribosomal protein S21, producing MIIVNVKEGESLDRALKRFKKKFEKTGVLRELRSRQAFEKKSVSRRVQVKKAIYKQKLNQESI from the coding sequence ATGATTATAGTAAATGTTAAAGAAGGCGAGTCGTTAGATAGAGCTTTGAAGCGTTTTAAGAAGAAATTCGAAAAGACAGGTGTGCTTAGAGAATTACGTTCTCGTCAGGCTTTTGAGAAGAAGTCAGTATCCCGTCGTGTTCAAGTTAAGAAAGCGATATACAAGCAGAAATTAAATCAAGAGTCAATTTAA
- the egtB gene encoding ergothioneine biosynthesis protein EgtB codes for MNDIERNDLIDWFKTTRKHTEAICKPLMVEDYVLQPIAEVSPPKWHLGHTSWFFETFILLHFDPDYEAFNPQYNFVFNSYYESVGERVIRVNRGNLSRPTVEQVYDYRQHVDTAILRFLKETDVSAELKKLMILGINHEQQHQELLITDIKYILGNNPLFPVYNAEYVTNKQCSAGSSLVFQEGVYEIGYQGDEFCFDNERNRHKVYLNKFAISSELITNGEYLEFMQDGGYENFSYWHADGWEWVKKNQGKAPLYWHYHHGEWHRYDLDGFKVIEPDVPVCHISYYEAFAFASWKGTRLPTEEEWEVAAGQLNWGARWEWTESAYLPYPGFKKEKGAIGEYNGKFMVSQMVLRGASEATSTGHSRPTYRNFFYPDARWQFTGIRIIL; via the coding sequence ATGAATGACATCGAGCGAAACGATCTGATCGACTGGTTTAAAACTACACGTAAACATACCGAGGCTATTTGCAAACCCCTGATGGTAGAAGATTATGTATTACAACCAATAGCTGAAGTGAGCCCCCCAAAATGGCATTTGGGTCACACTTCTTGGTTCTTCGAGACGTTTATCCTGCTTCACTTTGACCCGGATTACGAAGCCTTCAACCCACAATACAATTTTGTTTTTAATAGTTACTATGAATCCGTTGGCGAAAGGGTAATCCGCGTCAATCGAGGAAACCTAAGCAGACCAACCGTTGAACAGGTTTATGATTATCGCCAACATGTTGACACAGCGATCTTGCGGTTTCTGAAGGAAACCGATGTGAGCGCTGAATTGAAAAAGCTGATGATCCTCGGGATTAATCATGAACAACAGCATCAGGAACTACTCATAACAGACATCAAATATATTTTGGGGAATAACCCGTTATTCCCGGTTTACAATGCTGAATACGTCACTAACAAACAATGCAGCGCCGGCTCGTCCCTTGTCTTTCAAGAAGGAGTTTATGAAATTGGTTATCAAGGTGATGAATTCTGTTTTGACAATGAAAGAAATCGTCATAAAGTTTATCTGAACAAATTTGCTATTTCTTCCGAACTGATCACAAACGGCGAATATTTGGAATTTATGCAGGACGGGGGCTATGAAAATTTCTCCTATTGGCATGCCGATGGTTGGGAGTGGGTTAAAAAGAATCAGGGTAAAGCTCCATTATACTGGCATTACCATCATGGCGAGTGGCACCGTTATGATCTTGACGGCTTTAAAGTTATTGAACCCGATGTGCCGGTATGTCACATCAGTTACTATGAGGCTTTTGCATTTGCCAGTTGGAAAGGGACCAGGCTACCGACTGAAGAAGAATGGGAAGTAGCGGCAGGCCAACTAAACTGGGGTGCGCGGTGGGAATGGACGGAAAGTGCTTATTTACCCTACCCGGGTTTCAAGAAAGAAAAAGGTGCCATTGGTGAATACAATGGAAAATTCATGGTTAGCCAAATGGTGCTCCGCGGAGCCTCCGAAGCAACCAGTACCGGCCACAGCAGACCTACATACAGAAACTTTTTCTACCCTGATGCGAGATGGCAGTTCACAGGTATTCGGATAATTTTATAA
- a CDS encoding HPF/RaiA family ribosome-associated protein — protein MNITVQSIHFDADRKLIDFIQRKASKLTQFYDQLLDGVCYLKLENGESEANKIAEFKINIPGNQLFAKGQAKSFEEATDLAVESLRRQINKQKTRENRTILSNHKDVLVEIENKEDI, from the coding sequence ATGAACATTACTGTGCAATCTATTCATTTTGATGCAGATCGAAAATTAATTGATTTTATTCAGCGTAAAGCGAGTAAACTTACTCAGTTTTATGATCAGCTGCTTGACGGTGTTTGTTATTTGAAGCTAGAGAATGGTGAGAGTGAAGCAAACAAAATAGCAGAATTTAAAATTAATATTCCAGGGAACCAATTGTTTGCGAAGGGACAGGCTAAAAGCTTTGAAGAAGCAACCGACCTCGCCGTTGAATCCCTGCGAAGACAAATTAATAAACAAAAAACTCGGGAAAACAGAACTATTTTAAGTAATCACAAAGACGTGTTAGTTGAAATAGAAAATAAAGAAGATATTTAG
- a CDS encoding OmpP1/FadL family transporter, which produces MNKKITSFLLSALCMIGISQAQYVEDGLLFSQPELGSTARFKAMGNANTSLGGDLSSITSNPAGLGFFNTSDAGLSFDYLNMQSKSSYYGTSTTGSKEKFSLSQAGAVFHMPVRSRVSRNTGWLNFNIGIGYAKTNDFNSTIDFIGENNTSSYTNFLAEAANDASYDPVFGDWGFKSYLLDFHEGQGFYYPAASESVTNSQGNLDKRTGNQFQTNIAFGANYSNKFYVGASIGIAGFSYTKDRRFDEIGFMKDENEIRAINPNSDFLDPSHEAYDFVYADYELSSSGIQKTNGTGFNGTLGVIYKPDNMFQIGFSATSPTWYTVTDDYSMYFDSWMVDPETNEAFFEYASNEELYYDEYKLRTPYRLNAGVSALFTEGLISADVEYIDYASMRVTTDYADVNAASDEDINNLYQSAVNFRLGGEYRLAPDFLLRAGYNYRGNPYKEGLASTAQTISGGLGYRINNTYIDLTYLNHRYDMEYTPYQSIDYPPNTASIENSRNNVFLTVGFKF; this is translated from the coding sequence ATGAATAAAAAAATCACTAGCTTTTTACTTTCTGCTCTTTGTATGATCGGTATAAGCCAGGCTCAATACGTTGAGGATGGTCTTTTGTTCTCCCAACCCGAACTAGGTTCTACCGCTAGGTTCAAAGCAATGGGGAATGCAAACACATCCTTAGGCGGTGATTTAAGCTCGATCACAAGCAACCCGGCAGGACTGGGTTTTTTCAATACTTCAGACGCCGGACTTAGTTTCGATTACCTGAATATGCAAAGCAAAAGCAGCTATTATGGTACGTCGACAACGGGTAGCAAGGAAAAGTTCTCCTTGAGCCAGGCAGGCGCGGTATTTCACATGCCTGTTCGTTCACGGGTCAGCCGCAATACGGGTTGGTTAAATTTCAACATCGGTATAGGCTATGCCAAAACCAATGACTTTAACTCAACAATAGATTTTATCGGAGAAAACAATACGAGTAGTTATACCAACTTCCTCGCTGAAGCTGCCAATGATGCTAGTTATGATCCTGTTTTTGGTGACTGGGGGTTCAAAAGTTACTTACTTGACTTCCACGAAGGTCAAGGGTTTTATTACCCTGCCGCCAGCGAAAGTGTTACGAACAGCCAAGGCAACTTAGACAAACGCACGGGAAATCAGTTCCAGACCAACATAGCATTCGGGGCGAACTACAGTAATAAGTTTTACGTCGGAGCGTCGATTGGAATCGCTGGGTTTAGCTATACTAAAGATCGTCGATTCGATGAAATTGGCTTTATGAAAGATGAAAACGAGATCAGGGCCATTAATCCGAATTCCGACTTCCTAGATCCCTCACACGAAGCATATGACTTTGTATATGCGGATTATGAGCTTAGCTCCTCGGGTATTCAAAAGACAAACGGTACGGGTTTTAACGGAACATTAGGAGTCATCTACAAGCCTGATAATATGTTCCAAATAGGGTTTTCGGCCACCTCGCCAACTTGGTATACGGTGACCGATGACTACAGCATGTATTTTGACAGCTGGATGGTAGACCCAGAGACCAATGAGGCATTTTTTGAATATGCATCAAATGAAGAATTGTATTACGACGAATATAAATTGAGAACACCCTATCGTTTAAATGCGGGGGTATCGGCACTCTTCACGGAAGGTTTGATTTCTGCTGATGTGGAATACATTGATTATGCGAGTATGCGCGTTACCACTGATTACGCTGACGTAAACGCTGCATCGGATGAGGACATCAATAATCTATATCAGAGTGCAGTTAATTTTAGATTGGGAGGCGAATACCGTCTGGCACCTGATTTCTTACTACGAGCAGGGTACAACTATCGTGGCAATCCGTATAAAGAAGGACTAGCGAGTACGGCACAAACTATATCTGGAGGGTTGGGATACAGAATCAATAACACGTATATTGATTTAACCTACTTGAATCACCGATACGACATGGAGTACACTCCCTACCAATCAATCGACTATCCGCCAAACACGGCATCGATAGAGAATAGCAGAAACAATGTGTTCCTGACAGTCGGCTTTAAATTTTAA
- a CDS encoding L-histidine N(alpha)-methyltransferase yields the protein MSEFYKDVKEGLSKGLKSLPSKYFYDKVGDALFQKLMHSKAYYLSRCELSILKEHADDIAQIVADRFHELDLVELGAGDASKSIYLLRAFQQTKIDFIYYPIDISKNVITHLNKKFSEFVPSMRVHGLNGDYVHMLKKQRTISQKPMIILFLGSNIGNMTITQATDFCKQVSGFMRAGDFFLIGVDLKKDPDTILRAYNDPEGITKAFNINLLTRINNELEADFSTDKFSHFPLYDPVSGECKSYLISTEDQKVHIGSGSEKFTVNFAAHEPIHMEISKKFDLSEIDQLAEQAGFKITKHFFDDKKCFVNSLWQKC from the coding sequence ATGAGTGAGTTTTACAAGGATGTTAAAGAGGGTCTAAGCAAGGGCTTAAAAAGTCTACCCTCAAAGTATTTTTATGACAAGGTCGGTGATGCATTATTTCAAAAACTGATGCATTCAAAAGCGTACTATCTCAGTCGTTGTGAGCTGTCTATTTTAAAAGAGCATGCTGATGATATCGCTCAAATTGTGGCAGATAGATTTCATGAGTTAGATCTGGTCGAACTCGGTGCGGGTGATGCCAGTAAATCCATCTACCTCTTGCGTGCGTTTCAACAAACAAAGATTGACTTTATCTACTACCCGATCGATATCTCAAAAAATGTGATCACCCATTTGAATAAAAAGTTTTCAGAATTCGTTCCCTCCATGAGGGTTCACGGTCTAAACGGTGATTATGTGCATATGCTCAAAAAACAACGTACGATAAGTCAGAAACCGATGATCATCCTGTTTCTCGGCTCCAATATTGGCAACATGACGATCACGCAGGCGACCGATTTTTGCAAACAGGTGTCAGGGTTTATGCGGGCGGGAGATTTTTTTCTTATCGGCGTTGACTTAAAAAAAGATCCAGACACGATACTAAGGGCATACAATGACCCGGAGGGAATAACCAAAGCTTTCAATATCAATCTGTTAACACGAATAAACAACGAGCTTGAAGCTGACTTCAGTACTGACAAGTTCAGTCACTTCCCGCTCTATGATCCTGTTTCAGGTGAATGCAAAAGTTACTTAATCAGCACAGAAGACCAGAAAGTTCACATTGGCAGCGGATCAGAAAAGTTTACGGTCAATTTTGCAGCTCACGAACCAATTCACATGGAGATCTCAAAGAAATTCGATTTATCAGAAATTGACCAGTTGGCTGAACAAGCTGGATTTAAGATCACAAAGCATTTTTTTGATGATAAAAAATGCTTTGTGAACAGTCTTTGGCAGAAGTGCTAG
- a CDS encoding glucoamylase family protein — protein sequence MMKQTYLIFYFVLYSLFICSFTVVKADTYPEVLFANSNLPYSYANSKVTYAGSSWIMNVRKNLPVSDSVFFTPKNSLVLKYVSAEGGEWNADIFYQDNYLPENNSVLIFKLYVHSPTEVTELPAIQLIHADSSKTDQVQLANYIDSYQENMWVSVEIPLNQIGQFQTDKGIAAISFVQSGSDGKNHLLYIDQIEVLPRRTPQNRLTGAAVLQHVKAFERHVDITWRLPLTPSLRYIKIYRSEDNKDFQPVAIRPVFSSRYSDVVPETGKEYYYKIAWVDYQYRESPFSEVEKVQTKTMTDAELLDMVHHANIKYFADGAEFNSGMQLLRPGTKSAIVSPALTGVAIMASISGVEQKIFTREQLTARVIKIVRYLRGAEARYGAFPALMDGRTGEGVYSAEEGFVVDLNSTSLLIQGLLTAKQYLNADNQVEAELREKINEIWNAVQWNKFTTERDSYLYTNWSEKTEFSNALPLLGRDALTTYLLALASPNNNIELDSYNDAMNRFYNVDTALVDDIEELSLPSADTTSAKAPDLTVLRPMVQLVDTTESLSSADNVHYGLPLAVMGVEESLSRILSSFLVFDPRGKRDKYANYYHELQNHVLIQYRKSLEENQLPISLGEGLMVNAKGWVSPSSTVATYPVNAEFAMKNLIDVYREYSELFWDEYGFRTINLVRNQESMKWQGVRYGISAIMIENGKSNLLWNLFSKDEDVDRIVRALFTADPEKDNSQ from the coding sequence ATGATGAAACAAACTTACCTAATTTTTTATTTTGTCCTTTATAGCCTATTTATTTGTTCTTTTACAGTTGTAAAAGCTGATACCTATCCTGAGGTTCTGTTTGCTAATAGCAATTTGCCATATAGTTATGCGAATAGTAAGGTGACCTATGCTGGGTCAAGTTGGATTATGAACGTACGGAAGAACTTGCCGGTGTCTGATTCCGTTTTTTTTACGCCGAAAAATTCACTGGTATTGAAGTATGTATCCGCTGAGGGAGGTGAATGGAATGCAGACATCTTTTATCAGGACAACTACCTTCCGGAGAATAATTCAGTTTTGATTTTTAAACTCTACGTACATTCTCCAACTGAAGTAACAGAACTGCCTGCAATCCAACTGATTCATGCTGATTCGAGTAAAACTGATCAAGTACAATTAGCGAATTATATCGATTCATATCAAGAGAATATGTGGGTTTCAGTAGAAATACCGCTGAATCAGATTGGGCAATTTCAGACTGATAAAGGTATTGCCGCTATTAGTTTTGTCCAGTCTGGGAGTGACGGTAAGAATCATTTACTTTATATTGATCAAATTGAAGTTCTTCCGCGGCGAACTCCGCAAAATCGTTTAACCGGTGCAGCGGTTCTGCAGCATGTTAAGGCTTTTGAACGCCATGTTGATATTACCTGGCGTCTCCCTTTAACACCGAGTCTACGTTATATAAAGATTTACCGTTCGGAGGATAATAAGGATTTCCAACCCGTGGCGATACGGCCGGTCTTTTCGAGTCGTTATAGCGATGTGGTTCCTGAGACAGGGAAGGAGTATTATTATAAAATAGCCTGGGTAGATTACCAGTATCGTGAGTCCCCCTTTAGTGAGGTGGAGAAGGTTCAAACGAAAACAATGACCGATGCTGAACTGCTAGACATGGTACATCATGCAAATATCAAATATTTTGCTGACGGCGCAGAGTTTAATAGTGGAATGCAGCTATTAAGACCGGGAACTAAAAGTGCCATTGTTTCCCCCGCATTAACCGGCGTTGCTATTATGGCCAGTATCAGTGGTGTCGAACAAAAGATTTTTACCCGAGAACAATTAACAGCGCGAGTAATAAAGATCGTGCGGTATTTGCGTGGGGCAGAGGCTCGTTATGGTGCCTTTCCGGCATTGATGGATGGACGGACAGGAGAGGGTGTTTATTCGGCGGAAGAGGGCTTTGTGGTTGATTTGAATAGTACTTCTTTGCTCATACAGGGCTTGTTAACCGCAAAGCAATACCTGAATGCAGATAACCAAGTTGAAGCAGAACTAAGGGAAAAGATCAATGAAATATGGAATGCGGTTCAGTGGAACAAGTTTACGACAGAACGGGATTCATACCTCTATACGAACTGGTCGGAAAAGACCGAATTTTCTAACGCATTGCCCCTTCTTGGTAGGGATGCACTGACAACCTATTTACTTGCGTTGGCCTCACCCAATAATAATATCGAGCTAGATTCTTACAATGATGCAATGAATCGGTTTTACAATGTCGATACGGCTCTTGTTGATGATATAGAAGAGCTTAGCTTGCCCTCTGCGGATACGACATCTGCAAAGGCTCCGGATTTAACTGTATTGAGGCCGATGGTTCAACTTGTAGATACGACGGAGTCGTTAAGTTCCGCAGACAATGTTCACTACGGTTTGCCGCTAGCTGTGATGGGTGTCGAAGAGTCGCTCAGTAGAATATTGTCGTCTTTTTTAGTGTTCGACCCACGGGGGAAACGCGATAAATATGCCAATTATTATCATGAGCTACAAAACCACGTTCTAATCCAGTATCGCAAATCTCTTGAAGAAAACCAGCTTCCAATAAGCTTAGGTGAAGGTTTAATGGTTAATGCCAAAGGTTGGGTGTCCCCGTCATCAACCGTTGCTACCTACCCGGTTAATGCGGAGTTTGCAATGAAAAATCTGATCGATGTCTATCGAGAGTATTCAGAATTATTTTGGGATGAATATGGTTTTCGGACAATTAATCTTGTGAGAAATCAGGAAAGCATGAAGTGGCAGGGGGTGCGTTACGGTATATCTGCAATTATGATAGAGAATGGGAAGAGCAATTTGCTTTGGAATTTGTTTTCGAAAGATGAAGATGTGGACCGGATTGTCCGTGCTCTTTTTACAGCTGACCCGGAAAAAGATAATTCTCAATAA
- a CDS encoding cystathionine gamma-synthase, whose amino-acid sequence MKFATKAIHAGQVPDPSTGAVMTPIYQTTTYVQASPGDHKGYEYSRGTNPTRKALEDCIAALENGQFGLAFSSGMAATETVLKMLRPGDEVITGNDLYGGSYRIFTKVFEPLGIKFHFIDLSDPDTIRKYINEDTKLIWVETPTNPTMQIIDIESVSKIARENNILFAVDNTFASPYLQNPLDLGADIVMHSVTKYIGGHSDVVMGALVVNDEDLYNHLFFYYNACGGTPGPQDSFLVLRGIKTLHLRMKAHCENGRKIAEALKNHPKIEKVYWPGFEDHPNHAIAKKQMRDFGGMLSIVFKDKSLENTFKIASSFKVFSLAESLGGVESLVNHPATMTHGSIPKDIREKVGVVDNLIRLSVGIEDVEDLLADLEQALA is encoded by the coding sequence ATGAAATTTGCTACGAAGGCCATTCATGCAGGCCAAGTTCCAGATCCAAGTACTGGAGCTGTAATGACTCCAATTTACCAGACAACTACCTATGTCCAAGCATCACCTGGTGATCATAAAGGATATGAATATTCGAGAGGGACCAACCCAACCCGGAAAGCTTTAGAGGATTGCATAGCTGCATTGGAAAATGGACAGTTCGGTCTTGCTTTTTCAAGCGGAATGGCAGCTACCGAGACCGTGTTGAAGATGTTGCGGCCTGGAGACGAGGTGATTACCGGAAATGACCTTTACGGCGGCTCCTATCGTATATTTACCAAAGTTTTTGAGCCTTTGGGTATTAAATTCCACTTTATTGACCTCTCCGATCCGGATACGATACGAAAATACATCAATGAGGATACCAAGCTAATCTGGGTAGAAACACCTACAAACCCCACGATGCAGATTATCGACATCGAATCGGTCTCAAAAATAGCTCGTGAAAACAACATACTTTTTGCTGTCGATAATACATTCGCTTCACCTTATTTGCAAAACCCCTTAGATTTAGGAGCCGATATTGTCATGCACTCCGTGACTAAATATATCGGTGGCCACTCCGATGTCGTTATGGGTGCCTTGGTTGTTAACGATGAAGATTTATACAATCATTTGTTTTTTTATTACAATGCATGTGGCGGCACACCCGGTCCGCAGGATAGCTTCCTTGTTTTGCGAGGAATTAAAACATTGCACTTGCGTATGAAGGCACATTGTGAGAATGGTAGAAAAATCGCAGAGGCATTAAAAAACCACCCCAAGATAGAAAAGGTTTATTGGCCAGGGTTTGAAGACCATCCGAATCATGCTATTGCCAAAAAGCAGATGCGTGATTTTGGAGGTATGCTATCCATTGTATTTAAAGATAAATCCCTTGAAAATACATTCAAGATAGCCTCATCGTTTAAGGTGTTTTCTCTTGCCGAGTCATTAGGCGGGGTAGAATCTTTAGTTAATCACCCAGCAACCATGACCCACGGTTCCATTCCAAAAGATATACGGGAAAAAGTGGGTGTTGTAGATAACCTGATACGTTTAAGTGTTGGTATAGAGGACGTCGAAGATCTATTAGCCGACTTGGAACAAGCATTGGCTTAA
- a CDS encoding tyrosine-type recombinase/integrase — protein sequence MFLERFINFLKYEKNYSVHSINAYRKDIEAYLNYLENTGFRIEDATHHQVRAFLAQLMEKKLHPRSINRNISSLKSFHKFLLREQFISRNPMSLIKMLRTPKNLPHFIPPDDIIKMLDSDDIFPDDFPGCRDRVIIEILFGTGIRRSELLQISEHDIDFIQGTIRIFGKGSKERLVPITASLASSLKQYIALRKKQNFPNISRGLIVTDKGEDAYVTLIYRIVKDKLGMISSKQKRSPHVLRHSIATAMLNNGAQLNDIKELLGHASLASTQVYTHNSVERLKYIYKQAHPKA from the coding sequence ATGTTTTTAGAGCGTTTCATAAATTTTTTAAAATACGAAAAGAACTATTCGGTTCATAGTATAAACGCTTATAGAAAAGATATTGAAGCCTATTTAAACTACCTGGAAAATACGGGTTTTCGCATAGAAGATGCTACCCACCATCAAGTCAGGGCATTCTTAGCACAGTTGATGGAAAAGAAACTTCACCCAAGAAGTATTAACAGAAACATTTCATCACTAAAATCATTTCATAAATTCTTACTTCGCGAGCAGTTCATCTCAAGGAATCCGATGAGCTTGATTAAAATGCTCAGAACACCGAAGAACTTGCCGCATTTTATCCCGCCGGATGATATAATTAAGATGCTAGACTCGGATGATATATTCCCGGATGATTTCCCAGGTTGCCGTGATCGCGTGATAATTGAGATTTTGTTCGGTACTGGAATCCGGCGGTCTGAATTATTACAAATCTCTGAACATGACATCGATTTTATACAAGGTACGATTCGTATATTTGGTAAAGGCAGTAAGGAACGGCTGGTTCCTATTACGGCTTCGTTAGCTAGTTCATTGAAACAATACATCGCTCTAAGAAAAAAGCAGAATTTCCCTAACATAAGTAGGGGTTTAATTGTTACAGATAAAGGAGAGGATGCTTATGTAACGTTGATTTACCGGATTGTTAAGGATAAATTAGGAATGATCTCATCCAAGCAAAAAAGAAGTCCTCATGTATTGAGGCATAGTATCGCTACAGCGATGCTGAATAACGGAGCTCAACTGAATGATATAAAAGAACTGTTGGGGCATGCTAGCCTTGCTTCTACGCAGGTATACACGCATAACTCAGTAGAAAGGTTGAAATATATTTATAAACAGGCCCATCCAAAGGCATAA